The following coding sequences are from one Paenibacillus tundrae window:
- a CDS encoding beta-galactosidase: MSTLSKLDLTNIAQKEIHQGKLGIHGGFNPAGDSFGFTNFYMTRNEQPFIPIVGEFHFSRFSYLHWEEELLKMKAGGIHIVATYVFWNHHEEEEGKFNWEGNRNLRHFIDLCAKLDFPLMIRIGPFCHGEVRNGGIPDWVFGKPLEIRSNDPEYLKLARRLYREIYSQIKGSFFQEGGPIIAVQLENEFMHCGAPNDAWGYKAGKFLSSGTGGKAHLAELQRIAEETGISPLFFTSTAWGGAAVPNEKFLPMLAGYAYTSWIPNQPPSTEFLYRDLHAHPAEPVDFEISQYPVAYCEMAGGMQVSYNARPYVPADSIEAMTLVKLASGSNLLGYYMYHGGSNPVGKKSYLNEQFLPKITYDYQSPLGEFGRVGASYDRIRSISLFLESFGSLLAPMRTVLPEGQSTMDPTDKDSLRWCVRYGKNSGFVFLNNFQDQVELPQRPVRIELETHEGSIAFPDSGELDLPAGLGLMLPFNLDLHGVSLQSATAQLLTEIEADNERTIFFYAHEGLKPEYVVRKENLTDVHVGEGTLLDKETYYVITPTVNKHDAITFITADGTSIKFVTLSRDESQKAYRFQLWGQDTLVISDCQVTYSNHQLRCSSKGLSRFELSLYPAPKQGLQTLGTDTISSQKAGKLETYLIELPEYTPGISITKPVEKSAVLEFTGDWPAHVQDVWLEMDYEGDVAEAFLNGELITDHIQYGNTWSIGLKEFYTKLEASTLHLAITPVRKGTVHTFVNQAQVERFEGVEIAEFHRIEAIPQYELSLFPARQ; the protein is encoded by the coding sequence ATGAGCACCCTCTCCAAGCTAGATTTAACAAACATAGCCCAAAAAGAGATTCACCAAGGAAAGTTAGGTATCCATGGTGGCTTTAACCCTGCAGGAGATTCATTCGGTTTTACAAACTTCTATATGACACGTAACGAGCAGCCCTTCATCCCTATTGTTGGCGAGTTCCACTTTTCTAGATTCTCCTACCTTCATTGGGAAGAAGAATTGTTAAAGATGAAAGCAGGTGGTATTCATATCGTAGCCACTTACGTATTCTGGAATCACCATGAGGAAGAAGAAGGTAAATTTAATTGGGAGGGAAATCGCAATCTTCGGCATTTCATTGATTTATGCGCTAAGCTTGATTTTCCCTTAATGATCAGAATTGGCCCGTTTTGTCATGGCGAAGTCCGCAACGGCGGTATTCCCGATTGGGTATTTGGGAAACCGCTTGAAATTAGATCCAACGACCCTGAATATTTGAAGCTGGCTCGTCGTTTATATCGAGAGATATATAGTCAGATAAAAGGTAGTTTTTTCCAAGAAGGTGGACCCATTATTGCTGTGCAGCTAGAGAATGAGTTCATGCATTGTGGTGCACCTAATGATGCTTGGGGGTACAAAGCTGGCAAGTTTCTGTCTTCAGGAACAGGCGGCAAAGCGCACCTAGCTGAATTGCAACGGATTGCAGAGGAAACTGGAATCAGCCCACTATTCTTTACTTCAACAGCTTGGGGCGGAGCGGCAGTTCCCAATGAGAAATTCCTGCCCATGCTGGCAGGTTATGCCTATACGTCATGGATTCCGAATCAACCACCGAGCACCGAGTTTCTTTATCGTGACCTACATGCTCACCCTGCAGAACCCGTAGATTTTGAGATCTCACAATACCCTGTAGCCTATTGCGAGATGGCTGGTGGGATGCAAGTGAGCTACAACGCACGCCCGTATGTTCCGGCTGACAGTATTGAAGCTATGACACTCGTGAAGCTGGCAAGTGGAAGTAACTTACTCGGATACTACATGTATCACGGTGGCTCCAATCCCGTAGGGAAGAAAAGTTATCTCAACGAACAGTTCCTTCCTAAAATCACGTATGATTATCAGTCTCCACTCGGTGAGTTCGGCAGAGTCGGAGCTTCCTATGACCGAATCCGCTCAATTTCATTATTCCTAGAATCTTTCGGCTCTCTCCTTGCACCGATGAGAACGGTATTACCTGAAGGTCAATCTACGATGGACCCAACAGACAAGGATTCGTTACGTTGGTGTGTTAGATATGGAAAGAATTCCGGATTTGTCTTTTTGAACAACTTTCAAGATCAAGTTGAGCTTCCACAGCGTCCTGTACGGATCGAACTGGAAACGCATGAGGGAAGTATTGCTTTCCCTGACAGTGGAGAATTAGATCTCCCCGCGGGACTTGGACTCATGCTGCCATTTAATCTAGATCTACATGGAGTTTCACTTCAAAGCGCTACTGCGCAGTTATTAACTGAAATTGAAGCAGACAATGAAAGAACGATTTTCTTCTATGCTCATGAAGGATTAAAGCCAGAGTATGTGGTTCGCAAAGAGAACCTAACCGATGTACACGTTGGTGAAGGTACGCTACTCGATAAAGAAACGTACTATGTGATAACTCCCACGGTGAATAAGCATGACGCGATTACATTCATTACTGCCGACGGTACTTCTATAAAGTTTGTCACCTTGTCTAGAGATGAGTCACAGAAAGCATATCGATTCCAATTGTGGGGACAAGATACACTTGTGATTAGCGATTGTCAGGTTACTTATAGCAACCATCAGCTTCGTTGCAGCTCTAAGGGATTATCTCGTTTCGAACTTTCTCTGTACCCTGCGCCTAAACAGGGTCTTCAAACCTTAGGAACTGACACGATATCTTCTCAAAAAGCAGGGAAACTGGAAACGTATTTAATTGAATTACCTGAGTATACTCCAGGTATTTCGATTACTAAGCCCGTGGAAAAATCAGCCGTATTAGAATTTACAGGAGATTGGCCTGCTCACGTACAAGACGTCTGGCTCGAAATGGATTACGAAGGTGATGTGGCAGAGGCCTTTCTCAACGGAGAATTAATTACTGACCATATTCAATACGGTAACACATGGTCGATTGGTTTAAAGGAATTTTACACCAAGCTCGAGGCTTCCACCCTTCACTTGGCCATTACTCCTGTTCGCAAGGGCACTGTTCATACCTTCGTCAACCAGGCTCAAGTAGAACGGTTCGAGGGAGTTGAGATAGCCGAATTCCACCGAATTGAAGCCATCCCACAATACGAGCTTTCTCTATTCCCAGCTAGACAATAA
- a CDS encoding AraC family transcriptional regulator gives MFEIEKDWNLKPDGFEEEKIFIQPEFMLRELQNEALTSQFHVSDIGLFPAAKFHYRERPNGCPTHILMYCVQGEGWVETHKLVHIQARQLIVIPAEMPHRYGASNENPWTIYWMHLTGKDAESLIRTYALDSGPLPFTLNLHARWIDDFEQCYGMLSDKPYAMNNQIYVSQCIRHLISHVGLSLIHSLQDIKGERYMDQAVQYMTDRITDSLSLVDLASHLGLSKQHLIYLFNKEMGVPPIEFYLRLKMQRAGQMLSLSDKSVKEISGTVGIKDPYYFSRLFKKIMGCSPTEYRSIPKG, from the coding sequence ATGTTTGAGATCGAGAAGGATTGGAATTTGAAACCAGATGGGTTTGAAGAAGAAAAAATATTTATCCAACCTGAATTCATGCTCAGAGAATTACAGAATGAAGCATTAACAAGTCAATTCCATGTTAGTGATATCGGCTTATTTCCAGCAGCTAAATTTCATTACAGAGAAAGACCTAACGGTTGCCCTACGCATATCCTCATGTATTGTGTCCAAGGTGAAGGCTGGGTGGAGACCCATAAATTAGTTCACATTCAAGCTAGGCAACTTATTGTTATTCCTGCTGAAATGCCACATCGATACGGTGCATCTAACGAAAATCCCTGGACCATTTACTGGATGCACCTTACTGGAAAGGATGCAGAATCGCTGATCCGCACATACGCCTTGGACTCAGGACCCCTGCCTTTTACATTAAACTTACACGCTAGATGGATAGATGATTTTGAACAATGTTATGGCATGTTGTCCGATAAACCGTACGCTATGAACAATCAGATTTATGTATCACAATGTATCCGGCACCTTATTAGCCACGTCGGTTTGAGTTTGATCCATTCTCTTCAAGATATTAAGGGTGAACGATACATGGACCAGGCTGTGCAATACATGACTGATCGAATTACGGATTCTCTTTCGCTTGTAGATTTGGCAAGCCATTTAGGTTTATCGAAGCAGCATTTGATTTACTTATTTAATAAAGAAATGGGCGTTCCTCCTATTGAGTTCTATCTCAGACTCAAAATGCAACGAGCTGGGCAAATGTTGTCGTTATCAGATAAAAGTGTAAAGGAAATATCCGGAACTGTAGGGATCAAGGATCCTTATTATTTCTCGAGATTGTTCAAAAAAATAATGGGATGCTCCCCGACCGAGTATCGGAGCATCCCAAAAGGTTAA
- a CDS encoding TetR/AcrR family transcriptional regulator yields MSQKEQNTDNNVESQDHKDRYIRADAMRNNCALLQSALNVFTNSGVDAPIREIAKQAGVGVGTVYRHFPQRSDLILAVIEQKMDKCAEAAITLASNHSPGEALALWMQTYVDFILSIPGLAAALHSSDPAYEALTKSFDRRFVPVLENLIDTASKSGETCPDISSTGLLNAASSLCLKITNFDPAVAKDLVSLLIDGMRYRSYINQQSSK; encoded by the coding sequence ATGAGCCAGAAAGAACAAAATACTGATAATAATGTGGAATCCCAAGATCATAAAGATCGATACATACGTGCAGATGCAATGCGTAACAATTGCGCCCTGCTCCAATCTGCTCTGAATGTATTCACAAATTCTGGAGTCGATGCGCCAATCCGGGAAATTGCCAAGCAAGCAGGTGTGGGAGTTGGGACAGTATACCGCCATTTTCCCCAAAGATCGGATTTGATTCTGGCTGTTATTGAACAGAAAATGGATAAGTGTGCAGAGGCTGCAATCACCTTGGCTTCTAACCATTCACCTGGTGAAGCTTTAGCTTTATGGATGCAAACATATGTAGACTTCATTTTGTCCATACCCGGACTTGCAGCAGCATTACATTCAAGTGATCCTGCATATGAAGCACTGACAAAGTCTTTCGATAGACGTTTTGTTCCTGTATTAGAAAACCTAATTGATACTGCATCAAAGTCTGGTGAGACATGCCCCGATATAAGCTCAACCGGTTTGTTGAATGCAGCTTCCAGCCTATGCCTTAAGATCACTAACTTTGATCCTGCAGTAGCCAAAGATTTGGTATCTTTGCTCATAGATGGGATGCGATATCGTTCCTATATCAACCAACAATCCTCCAAATGA
- a CDS encoding GNAT family N-acetyltransferase → MKKFDMLVKLYELPQLHTENPSLQANGIIIRRPMALDKDKVIHFIKTNFSTIWANECDVTFTNTPFSCFVAVKDNQEIIGFSCYDASGRNFFGPIGVKEEYRGYGLGKELLLRTLYAVREQGYAYSIIGMVAEKNAAFYQKSVGAVEIPDSYPGAYKDALGIESWE, encoded by the coding sequence ATGAAAAAATTTGATATGCTCGTCAAACTGTATGAATTACCCCAACTCCATACCGAGAACCCTTCACTCCAGGCTAACGGAATTATAATTCGCAGGCCAATGGCGCTTGATAAAGACAAGGTCATCCATTTCATCAAAACCAACTTTAGCACGATTTGGGCCAATGAGTGCGACGTCACGTTTACGAACACACCGTTCTCGTGTTTTGTTGCTGTTAAGGATAATCAGGAGATCATTGGTTTCTCTTGTTATGACGCAAGCGGCAGAAATTTCTTCGGACCGATTGGTGTTAAGGAAGAATATCGAGGATATGGTTTAGGGAAAGAACTGCTGCTACGCACGCTGTATGCTGTTAGAGAGCAGGGCTATGCATACAGCATTATTGGAATGGTTGCCGAAAAGAATGCTGCATTCTATCAAAAGTCTGTTGGTGCAGTTGAAATTCCGGACTCTTACCCAGGTGCGTACAAGGATGCGTTAGGAATTGAAAGCTGGGAGTAG
- a CDS encoding AraC family transcriptional regulator — translation MKYYSAYVHSDEYVESQPINNEYVQVNSAGYYGFDNTYHSATHRKSGRKDYMLVYTHSGRSLARFKGEEQCIEAGEIFIYQPGEEHYYGQVENDPLSCYWIHFSGYGIPGLLQQLNFDHRNVITTGINDWLPATFDMLIHKITEKTSNNHILLSAMLLQLLHYISSKDGKQELTARKSKSSELINLSFNYMYLNYNRKITVVELAAISGLSVSRYINVFKEITGYTPKEYMIHIRLEKACEIISNTNLSIKEVALTTGFEDQLYFSRLFKKYKNMNPTEYRRTY, via the coding sequence ATGAAATACTACTCAGCTTATGTACATAGTGATGAATACGTTGAAAGTCAACCAATCAATAATGAATATGTCCAGGTAAACAGCGCGGGCTATTATGGATTTGACAACACGTATCATTCTGCAACACATAGAAAAAGTGGTAGGAAAGATTATATGCTTGTGTATACTCATTCGGGGCGTTCGTTGGCTCGATTTAAGGGCGAGGAACAATGTATCGAAGCTGGTGAAATATTTATTTATCAGCCGGGTGAGGAACATTACTACGGGCAAGTAGAGAATGACCCATTAAGTTGCTATTGGATACACTTTTCGGGGTATGGCATTCCAGGGCTATTACAACAATTAAATTTCGATCATAGAAATGTAATTACAACTGGAATTAACGATTGGCTGCCAGCTACATTCGACATGCTCATCCACAAGATTACAGAGAAAACCAGTAACAATCATATTCTCTTGTCCGCTATGTTGCTTCAACTTCTGCACTACATTTCAAGTAAAGACGGTAAACAAGAGCTAACTGCTCGCAAAAGCAAAAGCAGCGAATTAATTAATCTATCATTTAATTATATGTATCTGAACTACAATCGAAAGATAACCGTCGTGGAGCTTGCAGCGATTAGTGGATTGAGTGTGAGCAGATATATCAATGTATTTAAAGAGATCACGGGATATACGCCTAAGGAATATATGATCCATATTAGATTGGAAAAGGCATGTGAAATTATCAGTAACACAAATTTAAGTATCAAAGAAGTTGCACTAACAACGGGATTCGAAGATCAACTGTATTTCAGTCGACTTTTTAAGAAATACAAAAATATGAATCCGACAGAGTATAGAAGAACATATTGA
- a CDS encoding helix-turn-helix domain-containing protein, with translation MAEKHVDYAINDIRPYGILISGHYHKQKDYEIYRPSGSRDWLLIYTISGEGVLHTVNRKITCTKGDVAIIMPGHPHHYGTKNEYWEFVWVHFIPDPNWSTWLRLPELEERFVYSQLTSDEAKAQVEEALGRLIRHELPGASSEIYRRLAELALEETLIHIKQTFPSETPNSMDPRIVDILHELQTYPAQKVSIPELASRSCLSTSRLLHLFKEEVGDTILNTLHKFRLEKAAQLLTGTNRQISEIAADVGYDCGIHFTRKFREAFGETPSAFRKRKK, from the coding sequence ATGGCTGAAAAACATGTGGATTATGCTATAAACGATATCCGCCCTTACGGCATATTAATCTCGGGGCATTATCATAAACAGAAGGATTATGAGATTTATCGGCCATCAGGAAGTCGTGATTGGTTGTTGATCTATACCATATCTGGGGAAGGGGTTCTACATACTGTCAACAGAAAGATTACTTGTACAAAGGGAGATGTGGCGATCATCATGCCAGGTCATCCGCATCATTACGGTACTAAAAATGAATATTGGGAATTTGTATGGGTTCACTTTATCCCTGACCCGAATTGGAGTACTTGGCTTCGATTGCCTGAATTGGAGGAAAGATTTGTTTATTCTCAGCTGACTTCTGACGAAGCTAAAGCGCAGGTAGAGGAAGCATTGGGACGGCTGATTCGACACGAACTGCCCGGTGCAAGCTCCGAAATCTATCGTCGTTTGGCAGAGTTGGCTTTGGAGGAGACGTTAATTCATATCAAACAAACCTTCCCCTCAGAAACACCTAACTCTATGGATCCTAGAATCGTGGACATATTACATGAACTACAGACCTATCCTGCTCAGAAGGTTAGTATTCCGGAGCTTGCAAGTCGAAGCTGCTTATCAACGTCAAGGCTGTTGCATTTGTTTAAGGAAGAGGTTGGCGACACCATTTTGAATACGCTCCATAAATTTAGACTTGAAAAAGCAGCACAGCTTCTAACAGGTACGAATCGGCAAATTTCCGAGATTGCAGCAGATGTAGGTTATGATTGTGGAATTCATTTTACAAGAAAGTTTCGCGAAGCATTTGGAGAGACCCCGTCTGCATTTCGCAAGCGAAAAAAATGA
- a CDS encoding alpha/beta fold hydrolase, whose translation MPLIDMPLEQLYQYQGRNPLPTDFDEYWEQGLHEMKLTNAQVELVPSSFQVPHAECFHLYYTGVRGARIHAKYVRPKHVQRPHPAIISFHGYTGRSSDWSELLSYASLGIAVFAMDCRGQGGLSEDVGNVKGTTHNGHIIRGLDSKPEDLLFRHIFLDAVQLAGLAMNRTEIDPNRIGVIGGSQGGGLALACAALEPRIRRVSSYYPFLSDYQRVWEMDLAKDAYQELRSYFRQFDPQHTRKEAIFTRLGYIDIQHLAPRIEAEVLMAVGLMDTICPPSTQFAAYNKIKAPKSLELYPDFGHEHLPCFQDKTMQFLLKM comes from the coding sequence ATGCCGTTAATCGATATGCCCTTAGAACAGCTATACCAGTATCAAGGTAGAAATCCTCTTCCGACTGATTTTGATGAATACTGGGAGCAAGGTTTGCATGAAATGAAATTAACGAACGCACAAGTGGAACTGGTGCCGAGTTCCTTCCAGGTTCCCCATGCGGAATGTTTCCACCTGTATTACACAGGTGTACGTGGGGCTCGCATTCATGCGAAGTATGTGCGTCCGAAACATGTTCAACGTCCGCATCCGGCTATCATTAGCTTCCACGGTTATACAGGGCGTAGCAGCGATTGGTCGGAGCTGTTGAGTTATGCTTCACTTGGCATAGCCGTTTTTGCTATGGATTGCAGGGGGCAGGGTGGATTATCAGAAGATGTAGGTAATGTAAAGGGGACAACGCATAACGGACACATCATCCGTGGACTAGACTCAAAGCCAGAAGATTTGCTTTTCCGTCATATCTTTCTGGATGCTGTTCAACTGGCTGGATTAGCCATGAATCGAACTGAAATTGACCCGAATCGTATAGGCGTTATTGGAGGTTCACAAGGTGGAGGCTTGGCACTTGCATGTGCTGCACTGGAACCACGAATTCGACGTGTTTCGTCCTATTATCCATTCCTCAGTGATTATCAAAGAGTGTGGGAGATGGATCTAGCAAAGGATGCCTATCAGGAGCTTCGGAGCTATTTTCGGCAATTCGATCCACAGCATACACGCAAAGAAGCTATTTTTACACGTCTAGGTTACATTGATATCCAGCATCTTGCACCACGAATTGAAGCAGAAGTACTTATGGCTGTAGGCTTAATGGATACCATTTGTCCTCCCTCTACACAATTTGCGGCATACAACAAAATCAAGGCTCCAAAATCCTTGGAGTTATATCCTGACTTTGGGCATGAGCACCTTCCTTGTTTTCAGGACAAAACGATGCAGTTTCTGCTCAAAATGTAG
- a CDS encoding DUF5107 domain-containing protein, whose amino-acid sequence MSTNDSSSAVSNQVRVWEEKVEIPTYGTGKPDKNPMFLEKRVYQGSSGRVYPLPVIDKILDEKVSQTYLMAILENEYVRIEIMPEIGGRIYRALDKTNNYDFVYYNRVIKPALVGLAGPWISGGIEFNWPQHHRPNTFGAVQHTVTENQDGSATVWVSEIDRMYGTKVTTGFTLYPGKAYIEITAQMYNRTSEPQTFLWWANPAVAVNDHTQTVFPPDVTAVFDHGKRDVSKFPIATGTYYKMDYSEGVDISRYKNIPVPTSYMAYKSDYNFVGGYDHSVQAGLLHVANHHVSPGKKQWTWGNGEFGQAWDRSLTDEDGPYIELMTGVFTDNQPDFTWLQPYEEKSFTQYFMPYKNIGVVKNASIDAAVNLEVDEALRVATVMAYATSVFEGATVELKGHKRTYVKENVTLSPELTYKSVITLDDRDQPYDLLLTVRDSEQNLLISYRPAKPSIEQIPDAAKPLPLPEELKSTEQLYLAGLHLEQYRHATFEPEDYYQEGLRRDRTDIRLNVAYGTLLLRRGELEEAETHFRTAIQSLTWRNPNPYDSEAYYQLGLTLRLQERNEEAFKAFYKAVWSSAYQDSGYYALSQIASERGAYLEALDLVERSLVRNARNYKSRLVKTALLRKLGRHEEAIAFADETLTMDIADFGARYEKFMNLEAKAKSEEAHAVQTELYQFMRDDAHNFLNLAWDYAGSGFFEEAAHVLEEIRSLQGGSTYPMVHYTLAYVYDKLGQSDKAGQERNLGEKAAPDYCFPNSLFDLSVLLHTVNQNPSDSKAHYYLANLYYDKKRAEDAIHHWEISIRLDSTFATAHRNLALAYYNKQNDAVASLKSLNQAFECDQQDARVFYELDQLYKKTGVSAQERLTKLQKHMYLVEHRDDLYLEYITLLNTLGNYNEALSLLLGRRFHPWEGGEGKTTGQYTLALVELAKQENKRESYQDAISLLQRAFHYPENLGEGKLEGAQENNVHYELGLAYQGLGKQEEAIVHWQLASEGLEEPASAMYYNDQPPEMIFYQGLAWDQLNNSKEAKRRFNKLIDYAERHLFDDVKIDYFAVSLPDFLVFEDDLNKRNQTHCLFMLGLGLLGLGKKEEAKKRFNEAIQLEPNHQGARIHLELC is encoded by the coding sequence ATGAGTACAAATGATTCATCATCGGCTGTATCTAATCAGGTTCGTGTTTGGGAGGAAAAAGTTGAAATCCCTACCTACGGAACAGGTAAACCCGACAAGAATCCCATGTTTCTGGAGAAGCGAGTATACCAGGGCAGCTCTGGACGAGTATACCCACTTCCGGTTATTGATAAGATTCTGGATGAAAAAGTATCTCAGACCTATTTAATGGCTATTCTCGAAAATGAATATGTTCGAATCGAGATCATGCCGGAAATTGGTGGTCGAATCTACCGTGCATTAGATAAAACAAACAATTATGATTTCGTTTACTATAATCGTGTCATTAAACCGGCACTTGTTGGACTTGCTGGTCCATGGATTTCAGGAGGCATCGAGTTTAACTGGCCGCAGCATCACCGACCTAATACATTTGGAGCTGTACAACACACGGTTACGGAGAACCAAGATGGTAGCGCTACGGTGTGGGTTAGTGAGATCGATCGAATGTACGGTACTAAAGTAACGACAGGTTTCACATTGTATCCAGGCAAAGCCTATATCGAAATTACTGCACAGATGTACAATCGTACGTCTGAACCGCAAACGTTCTTATGGTGGGCAAATCCTGCCGTAGCAGTGAATGACCATACTCAAACGGTATTTCCTCCAGATGTGACAGCTGTATTTGATCACGGCAAACGAGATGTGTCGAAATTCCCTATTGCTACAGGTACGTATTACAAAATGGATTATTCTGAGGGTGTCGATATCTCTAGATACAAAAATATACCGGTTCCTACTTCATACATGGCGTACAAGTCTGACTATAATTTTGTGGGAGGTTATGACCATAGTGTCCAGGCAGGACTGCTGCATGTAGCCAATCATCATGTTTCTCCAGGTAAGAAGCAATGGACATGGGGGAATGGCGAATTCGGTCAAGCTTGGGATCGAAGTTTAACGGATGAAGATGGACCTTACATTGAGTTGATGACTGGTGTATTCACCGACAACCAACCTGATTTTACATGGCTCCAGCCATATGAAGAAAAATCGTTTACCCAGTATTTCATGCCTTACAAAAATATTGGAGTCGTTAAGAACGCTTCCATCGATGCTGCAGTAAATTTGGAAGTGGATGAAGCACTTCGAGTTGCGACAGTCATGGCCTATGCTACATCTGTATTTGAAGGCGCGACAGTCGAATTAAAGGGACATAAACGTACGTATGTGAAGGAAAATGTAACCTTATCTCCAGAGTTAACTTATAAATCGGTCATTACGTTGGATGATAGAGACCAGCCTTATGATTTACTTTTAACAGTACGTGATTCTGAACAGAACTTACTCATCAGCTATAGACCAGCCAAGCCATCCATTGAACAGATTCCAGATGCCGCGAAGCCGCTGCCTCTTCCAGAAGAACTGAAAAGCACAGAACAATTGTATCTTGCCGGACTTCATTTGGAGCAATATCGACATGCTACCTTCGAACCGGAAGACTACTATCAGGAAGGCTTAAGAAGAGATCGTACTGACATCCGTCTGAATGTCGCTTATGGTACGCTGTTGCTTCGAAGAGGAGAACTGGAAGAGGCGGAAACCCATTTCCGTACGGCTATCCAATCATTGACCTGGCGCAACCCTAATCCATACGATAGTGAAGCTTACTACCAACTTGGCTTAACGCTTCGACTTCAAGAACGAAATGAAGAAGCCTTCAAGGCATTTTATAAGGCAGTGTGGTCTTCGGCTTATCAGGATAGTGGTTACTATGCATTAAGCCAGATTGCATCCGAGCGGGGAGCCTATCTGGAAGCGCTAGATCTGGTAGAACGTTCACTGGTTCGTAATGCTAGAAACTACAAATCAAGATTGGTGAAAACGGCGCTGCTTCGCAAATTAGGCCGTCACGAAGAGGCCATTGCTTTTGCCGATGAAACGCTAACGATGGATATTGCCGATTTCGGTGCAAGATACGAAAAATTCATGAATCTTGAAGCAAAAGCTAAAAGCGAGGAGGCTCATGCCGTACAAACTGAGCTATACCAGTTCATGCGAGATGATGCACATAACTTCTTGAATCTGGCTTGGGATTATGCAGGAAGTGGCTTTTTCGAGGAAGCAGCTCATGTGTTAGAAGAAATACGCTCGTTACAGGGTGGATCGACATATCCGATGGTTCATTACACACTAGCTTATGTCTATGACAAGTTGGGACAGAGCGATAAAGCAGGGCAAGAACGTAACCTTGGAGAGAAGGCTGCTCCGGATTATTGTTTCCCGAATAGCCTGTTCGATCTGAGCGTATTGCTGCATACGGTTAACCAAAATCCATCAGATAGTAAAGCGCATTATTATCTAGCAAACCTTTATTATGATAAAAAACGAGCAGAAGACGCCATTCATCATTGGGAAATCTCTATTCGTCTTGACAGTACATTCGCAACAGCACACCGCAATCTTGCGTTGGCTTATTACAATAAACAAAATGATGCAGTTGCTTCATTGAAATCGCTTAACCAAGCATTTGAATGTGATCAACAAGATGCCCGCGTTTTTTATGAGCTAGATCAGTTATATAAAAAGACTGGCGTTTCTGCACAGGAACGGTTGACGAAACTTCAGAAACATATGTATCTTGTCGAACATCGTGACGACCTTTATCTCGAATATATTACGTTGCTGAATACTTTGGGCAACTATAATGAAGCCTTGTCATTGTTGTTAGGTCGACGTTTCCATCCTTGGGAAGGGGGAGAAGGGAAAACGACAGGACAATATACGCTTGCGCTAGTTGAGCTTGCGAAGCAGGAGAACAAACGAGAATCGTATCAAGATGCTATTTCACTTCTACAGCGGGCATTCCATTATCCTGAGAATCTGGGCGAAGGGAAGCTCGAAGGCGCACAAGAAAACAATGTGCACTATGAACTGGGTCTCGCCTATCAGGGACTTGGCAAGCAAGAAGAGGCCATCGTCCATTGGCAACTTGCCTCAGAGGGGTTAGAAGAACCTGCTAGTGCGATGTATTATAATGATCAGCCGCCAGAGATGATATTCTATCAAGGGCTAGCGTGGGATCAACTGAACAATTCAAAAGAAGCAAAGCGTCGCTTCAACAAGCTGATTGATTATGCAGAAAGACATCTGTTTGATGATGTTAAAATTGATTACTTTGCCGTATCGTTACCTGATTTTCTGGTATTTGAAGACGATCTGAACAAGCGTAATCAAACCCACTGCCTGTTCATGCTTGGTCTTGGATTACTGGGTCTCGGTAAAAAAGAAGAGGCCAAAAAACGATTCAATGAAGCGATACAGTTGGAACCTAACCACCAGGGAGCCAGAATTCACTTGGAATTATGCTAA